GGCCCGAAACGCAACGGCCGCGCCGCAACCAGTCGTAAGAACTGCGCCCGATCGACGTCCGGAAGGTCTTGATAGTCGCGAAGGTCGGGTTCCTGAAGCAGCCGCCATAGCGCGTCGCCGTTTGCCGAGGTCACGGGCACGAGCCTCAAGCGTGCCGTTTGTATCGTCCTCACCGCGCGGAGAGTTCCTCGGCAGCGGCGGGCCCCTTGTCAAGCGAGCGAATCCGAGGGATGAGAGCGGCATGGACCTGGCTGCCGCCTACGCCGGAACCGCGCCGGCATGGGTCGACTTTACGGCGATTGTCTCGTCGGCACCGCGCTTCTTTTATAGCTCGCGCTCGCACGCGATGCACGAAGCCTTCAATGCGGAGAGCAGCGCCGGAAAGCTCGAGGTCGTCGACAACGTTAGCATCGCTCCGCGCTGTCCGGTCCAGACCGGCGACAGCGTCGAAGTTCGCGGTGAGCTCGTACACGATCCCGGGCGCTTACCGGTCGTTCATTGGACGCATCACGATCCCGCGCATCACCACGCCGACGGCTTCATTCGCCTGCACGGGGCGCTGTACGCATAATCGCGTGCGTCTGCATTCGCAGCAACTCCGGTATCGTCACGAAACGATAACCCTCGCGTTTTAGCGCGTCGACGATTAAACGAGTCGCCCCTACGTCGGCGCTGCGGTCGCAAAGACGTGCGGCCGCGCGCATCCGCGCGCAAACGATCCCTTGGTTTCCGTCGTGCAGCGCGATAATCGCGCCGTCGCCCACATAACGCAGCACGCGAGCCGCAATGATTCGCGAAGGCGGATACTCCCAGTCGTTGGCGAGCGGCACCGACCACATGACCGGCGTGTAACCCAGCTTGCGCGCCTCGGCAAGCACGAGCCAATCCCTCGCCCCGAAAGGCGGCCGCATGATTTTGGTGTGCAATCCCGTCGCCGCAAAGATTGCCTGATCGGTGCGGACGAGCGTTCGGCGTAAATTTTTCCCGTCGTAGAGCAGCAAGTGCTCGTGACTCCACGTGTGATTACCGATCGCGTTCCCACCGGCGGCTTCGCGACGGACGACCGAGGGATAGGCCGCCACCGCGCGCCCGACGACAAAAAACGTCGCGCGCACGCGTTCGGCTTTCAACACCGCGAGGATTTCGTCGGTGTACGGGGGATTCGGGCCGTCGTCATAGGTGAGCGCGACGACCCGCTGATCCTTCGGCCCGCTAACGAGGGTTTTTCCAAATAGTTGATTTGCCGGATTTTCGACGAGCTTATACGCCTCGAAGGCGACGGCGACGAGCAGCGCGAGGGCGACGAGCGCCCGAACCGTCCAGCGTCGCTTCACCGGGCCTTTATCCGCGCATGCTGCGAATGCGCGCCTGCGCGGCCGCGACGTTGCGCCGAAACTCGTCGGGTCCGAATTGTCGAAAGTCGGTAACGATTTGTTCGTAGCGCGGATCCGCTACTTGAGTGCTCTGCATGTGCACTAAATCGTGCGGCACTCCCTTGGAGAGATCGATTTCGTACTGGCGCCCCGCCTTGATCGCCCAGTATTGAGGATTCGTAAAGGTCACCGTGCGTTGGCCATGCTGATAATCGGCGAACTGGCGGATGAAGACGGTGTAGCGGGCGTCGGCGTCGGATGTTGGCGGTTTGTCGACGAGCTCCCAGATTCCGTCCTGGACGAGTCTTCCGAAGAAAAAACTGACATCGTAGATGCGCGCCGCGGGAGCGCTCACGGTGATTTCGTGTCCCTTGTAGCCGCGAACTCGATAGTTGAATGTCGAAATTCCTTCAACGTCCGACATGCGATACTCTTCCTGATCGATTGGCGGCTTGGTGTAATGCACGACCATTCGCGCGTAGAGTTCGGTCGGCGCCTTCTGAGCGTGGATCGCGGGGCCGAATCGTCCCATCTCGCCGGCGCCATAGATGCGCCATCCCATGACGAGCATCACGATGCACACCACGACGATCAAAATTTCAATGGGAAATCGACGCACTCCAAACGCCTACTTTACTTGCGCTTGCGCTTCCTGGTCGAGCACATCGTTCACCAGACGATCTGCCACTTTATTCTGCGCGCGGGGGACGTGCTGGATCTCGACCTCGGCGAACCCGCGCAAGAGCTGTCGTGCTCGCTGATAGAACGGCTGCAAGCCGGCGTTCTTCACACGATACTCGCCGCGCAACTGTTTAACGACCAGCTCGGAGTCGAGTCGCACCCCCAACCGGCGAATGCCTCGCTTCGCTGCTGCCTCCAGTCCAAGCACCAACGCGGTCCACTCAGCCACGTTGTTTGTCGCGACGCCGAGATAGGCACCGATCTCTTCGATCAGACCCCCCGCGGGATCGACCAGCACCGCCGCACTCGCCGCTGGTCCTGGATTTCCGCGCGACCCCCCGTCGGCGAAGAGCATCGCCTCCACGGGGGCGCCTTCGCCGCCTTCGCGGCATAGACCGCTCCCGCGGTGGGTACACG
This Candidatus Eremiobacterota bacterium DNA region includes the following protein-coding sequences:
- a CDS encoding DUF3465 domain-containing protein, which encodes MDLAAAYAGTAPAWVDFTAIVSSAPRFFYSSRSHAMHEAFNAESSAGKLEVVDNVSIAPRCPVQTGDSVEVRGELVHDPGRLPVVHWTHHDPAHHHADGFIRLHGALYA
- a CDS encoding polysaccharide deacetylase family protein, with translation MKRRWTVRALVALALLVAVAFEAYKLVENPANQLFGKTLVSGPKDQRVVALTYDDGPNPPYTDEILAVLKAERVRATFFVVGRAVAAYPSVVRREAAGGNAIGNHTWSHEHLLLYDGKNLRRTLVRTDQAIFAATGLHTKIMRPPFGARDWLVLAEARKLGYTPVMWSVPLANDWEYPPSRIIAARVLRYVGDGAIIALHDGNQGIVCARMRAAARLCDRSADVGATRLIVDALKREGYRFVTIPELLRMQTHAIMRTAPRAGE
- a CDS encoding ribonuclease HI family protein is translated as MLFADGGSRGNPGPAASAAVLVDPAGGLIEEIGAYLGVATNNVAEWTALVLGLEAAAKRGIRRLGVRLDSELVVKQLRGEYRVKNAGLQPFYQRARQLLRGFAEVEIQHVPRAQNKVADRLVNDVLDQEAQAQVK